Proteins encoded together in one Lachnospiraceae bacterium JLR.KK008 window:
- a CDS encoding transposon-encoded TnpW family protein: MTEKNKTPTPPRKPDGIITTQRNGQTIVAELFFNHSGTETFRDKLLKMILADKQE, encoded by the coding sequence TTGACAGAAAAGAACAAAACCCCCACCCCGCCCCGAAAGCCGGACGGTATCATCACAACGCAGAGGAACGGGCAGACCATTGTTGCGGAGTTGTTTTTCAACCACAGCGGCACAGAAACATTCCGCGACAAGCTGCTGAAAATGATACTAGCCGATAAGCAGGAATAA
- a CDS encoding Dam family site-specific DNA-(adenine-N6)-methyltransferase, with amino-acid sequence MTTDKIYVPPIKIQGIKTKLVPFIKDNVSLSEKTIWIEPFMGSGVVGFNIAPATAVFADTNPHIIEFYNQIKTGKITAYIVRQFLEEEGRILSQKDDRYYYEVRDRFNETHNSLDFLFLNRSCFNGMIRFNRNLAFNVPYGHKPQRFSKAYITKIVNQIAHVEELLKNNDWTFLCQSFEQTIQAADPGSFIYCDPPYIGRHVDYYDSWNEQSELSLCQELLASKARFMLSTWDHNAYRQNEYIEKVWHFCHKNTQKHFYHVGAKETNRNPMTEALLTNYATAENKNLLLSGYRQLSLFDSVDTTIVKSKDILSYK; translated from the coding sequence ATGACAACAGATAAAATATACGTCCCGCCAATCAAAATACAGGGTATCAAAACCAAGCTGGTACCTTTCATCAAAGATAACGTTTCTCTCTCAGAAAAAACAATATGGATTGAACCATTTATGGGATCAGGAGTCGTCGGCTTTAATATCGCTCCGGCCACCGCAGTTTTCGCAGATACAAATCCACATATTATAGAATTTTACAATCAGATCAAAACTGGAAAAATTACTGCTTATATTGTCAGGCAGTTTCTGGAAGAAGAAGGCCGGATTCTTTCCCAAAAAGACGATCGCTATTATTATGAAGTCCGCGACCGCTTTAATGAAACGCATAATTCACTGGACTTTCTCTTTTTAAATCGTTCCTGTTTTAATGGTATGATACGATTCAACAGAAATCTTGCATTTAATGTCCCTTACGGACACAAACCGCAGCGTTTTTCAAAAGCATACATTACCAAAATAGTAAATCAGATCGCTCATGTTGAAGAATTATTGAAAAACAACGACTGGACTTTTCTATGTCAGTCTTTTGAACAGACAATACAGGCCGCGGACCCCGGTTCCTTTATTTATTGTGATCCTCCCTATATTGGCAGGCATGTCGACTATTATGACAGTTGGAATGAACAGTCGGAACTGTCCCTGTGTCAAGAACTTCTGGCCTCAAAAGCCCGTTTCATGTTGTCCACATGGGATCATAATGCGTACAGGCAAAACGAATATATAGAAAAAGTCTGGCATTTTTGCCATAAAAATACCCAAAAACATTTTTATCATGTTGGAGCAAAGGAGACCAACCGAAATCCTATGACGGAAGCTCTGCTGACCAATTATGCCACAGCAGAAAATAAAAACCTCCTTTTATCCGGTTACCGGCAATTATCATTATTTGATTCTGTCGATACTACTATCGTAAAATCAAAAGATATTTTATCATATAAATAA
- a CDS encoding MATE family efflux transporter, producing the protein MYNVFSSLFNALGKSRIPLFFLIFSSLFNIALDFYTVTELQMGVAGVAWATLIAQGISAVLSLLVFLREIRRLGGNVSGRFYDRQELAAMTKIALPSIFQQSTISIGMMLVQSVVNSFGSQALAGFSAGMRIESICIVPMSGIGNALSSYTAQNMGAQKQERVVEGYRAANRMVVFFAVLLCLWLECFHRPLIELFLGEGGTETAISTGENYLIFIGWFFCLIGFKMAVDGLLRGAGDMKMFTVANLANLALRVVIAVTMAPVFGIAMVWYAIPVGWFVNWAISYAQYRTGKWRRTGIVKQE; encoded by the coding sequence ATGTATAACGTGTTTTCTTCTTTGTTTAACGCGCTTGGCAAATCGAGGATTCCTCTTTTTTTTCTGATCTTTTCTTCGCTGTTTAATATCGCGCTTGACTTTTATACGGTGACGGAACTGCAGATGGGCGTGGCGGGAGTGGCCTGGGCGACGCTGATCGCACAGGGGATTTCCGCGGTCTTGTCGCTGCTTGTATTTCTCCGTGAGATCCGGCGTCTTGGCGGAAATGTGTCAGGGCGCTTCTATGACAGGCAGGAGTTGGCGGCAATGACGAAAATCGCTCTGCCGTCGATCTTCCAGCAGTCTACCATTTCCATTGGAATGATGCTTGTGCAGTCGGTCGTCAACAGTTTTGGCTCTCAGGCTCTGGCCGGATTTTCAGCCGGAATGCGGATCGAGTCAATCTGTATCGTGCCGATGAGCGGTATCGGCAATGCACTGTCTTCTTACACAGCGCAAAATATGGGAGCACAGAAGCAGGAACGCGTTGTGGAAGGGTATCGGGCTGCCAACCGGATGGTCGTATTTTTTGCGGTCTTGCTCTGTCTGTGGCTGGAATGTTTTCACAGACCGCTGATCGAACTGTTTTTGGGAGAGGGCGGAACAGAGACGGCAATCTCCACGGGAGAAAATTATCTGATCTTTATCGGCTGGTTTTTCTGTCTGATCGGATTTAAGATGGCGGTGGACGGACTGCTGCGAGGGGCGGGTGACATGAAAATGTTTACGGTTGCCAACCTGGCGAATCTGGCTTTGCGGGTGGTGATCGCTGTGACGATGGCCCCGGTCTTTGGCATTGCCATGGTCTGGTATGCCATTCCTGTCGGCTGGTTTGTGAACTGGGCCATCTCTTACGCCCAGTACCGCACCGGGAAATGGCGACGGACAGGAATAGTGAAACAAGAATGA
- a CDS encoding EcoRV family type II restriction endonuclease, which translates to MKNEQEKRIFIKELKSFAASLNAQITRNNEWTIRGFIDIFKNIYTLSSDTKIISKVLELHLFPYFLAFAHNIGYEIELAAHQNWYPDLTFVHKCKPEVKFAVDLKTTYRDEEYPGFCNGFTLGSHGKYFVSRTSTKNIQYPYSDYHGHFCVGIIYTRSVIDKLEETRLYTIDDVENIPAVIHSFTFFAEEKWRIASDKSGSGNTANIGSIQKIDDILAGNGVFAKAGEELFDDYWANFGKMEIPDAAGGHKKLSSFAEYLNYRRLPASLNNPKAPKRKGIAHDNR; encoded by the coding sequence ATGAAAAACGAACAGGAAAAACGTATCTTTATCAAAGAATTAAAAAGTTTTGCAGCGTCACTGAACGCTCAGATCACGCGAAACAATGAATGGACGATTCGCGGCTTTATTGATATTTTCAAAAACATCTATACGCTTTCTTCCGATACAAAGATCATCTCAAAAGTTCTCGAATTACATCTGTTCCCATACTTTTTGGCATTTGCACATAATATCGGATATGAAATAGAATTAGCTGCTCATCAAAACTGGTATCCGGATCTGACCTTTGTACATAAATGTAAGCCGGAAGTTAAATTCGCTGTTGATCTGAAAACAACTTACCGTGACGAAGAATATCCCGGATTTTGTAACGGCTTCACACTTGGCTCACATGGGAAATATTTTGTCAGCCGGACAAGTACTAAAAATATTCAATATCCGTACAGCGATTATCATGGCCACTTTTGTGTGGGTATTATCTACACAAGATCTGTCATTGATAAATTGGAAGAAACCAGACTCTATACGATTGACGACGTGGAAAATATCCCTGCAGTCATCCATAGCTTTACTTTCTTTGCAGAAGAAAAATGGCGCATCGCAAGCGACAAAAGCGGCAGTGGCAATACTGCGAATATCGGCAGCATCCAAAAAATTGATGATATTCTTGCCGGAAATGGTGTCTTCGCCAAAGCAGGCGAAGAATTGTTTGACGATTACTGGGCAAATTTCGGAAAAATGGAAATTCCTGATGCCGCAGGCGGGCACAAAAAATTATCCTCGTTTGCGGAATATTTGAATTACCGGAGATTACCCGCAAGTTTAAATAATCCCAAAGCTCCAAAAAGGAAAGGCATAGCGCATGACAACAGATAA
- a CDS encoding DUF5348 domain-containing protein codes for MAQRTGALVFDERTDRYDIRFDLNTYYGGLHCGECFDVFVRGKWKPTRIEYGDNWYLVGIRAEDLNGLRVRI; via the coding sequence ATGGCACAGAGAACAGGAGCATTGGTATTTGACGAGCGCACCGACCGTTACGACATTCGTTTTGACCTCAATACTTACTACGGGGGCTTGCATTGCGGCGAGTGCTTTGACGTGTTCGTGCGGGGCAAGTGGAAGCCTACCCGGATTGAGTACGGCGACAACTGGTATCTTGTGGGTATCAGAGCCGAGGACTTGAACGGGCTGCGGGTGCGTATCTGA
- a CDS encoding recombinase family protein, whose translation MNDYSKITALYSRLSVGDEDRDGGESNSIQNQKKFLESYARQLKLTNIRHYIDDDESGRFFDRSAYSRMIEDVENGKVGVCIMKDMTRWGRDYLQVGNAMEIFRRNNVRFIAVNNGIDSEKPDTLEFAPFINIMSEWYAKDISKKVKTGIKTKGMSGKPIATEAPYGYVKDPDNKDFWLIDEEAAEVVRLIFRLFLDGKNRNQIAVYLKNEQIPTPTFYMKDRGRGTAKSRTLNEENRYKWNKATLTRILTRQEYCGDVVNFKTTKHFRDKRNHYVDRSQWQITENVHAPVIDRTDFENVQRILENAPVRRPNGDGEIHPLSGLLFCKDCGAKMHIRIDYRNGGKRHVAFCSEYHKGKARNPKCHSPHIMDADLLMQTVSEVLKKIAEYSISNRADFEALVKKSLDVQQTDRTKKQQKRVPQITTRLEQIEKVLDKLYEDNALGTIPQDRYEQMSQKYSEEYYTLKAELAEIKDQLSAFENAGGRAQRFMKLTERYADFAELTPAILNEFISRIEVHERDQKRARYAIQHIGIYFNHIGKFENELTQLAEPTEQEIRQMREEIEEAKKEKSRAYHREYSRAYRARNREQQREYNRIKAREYRARKKAQAAATAQ comes from the coding sequence ATGAATGATTACAGCAAAATCACAGCCCTTTACTCCCGCTTATCCGTGGGGGACGAGGACAGGGACGGCGGCGAGAGCAACAGCATACAGAACCAGAAGAAATTTCTGGAAAGCTATGCCAGACAGTTAAAACTGACCAATATCCGGCACTACATTGACGATGACGAAAGCGGCAGGTTTTTTGACCGTTCTGCCTACTCCCGTATGATAGAGGACGTGGAAAACGGCAAAGTCGGCGTGTGCATTATGAAAGACATGACCCGTTGGGGGCGCGACTATCTCCAAGTGGGAAACGCTATGGAGATTTTCAGACGGAACAACGTGCGCTTTATCGCGGTAAACAACGGGATAGACAGCGAAAAGCCCGACACATTGGAGTTTGCGCCGTTCATCAATATCATGTCAGAGTGGTACGCAAAGGACATCAGCAAGAAAGTGAAAACGGGCATTAAGACCAAAGGCATGAGTGGCAAGCCAATCGCAACCGAAGCCCCCTATGGTTATGTGAAAGACCCCGACAACAAGGATTTTTGGTTGATTGACGAAGAAGCCGCCGAAGTTGTCCGCCTTATTTTCCGCCTGTTTCTGGACGGGAAAAACCGAAACCAAATCGCCGTATATCTGAAAAATGAGCAAATCCCGACACCCACATTCTACATGAAAGACCGTGGGCGGGGAACGGCAAAAAGCAGGACGCTGAACGAGGAAAACCGCTACAAATGGAATAAGGCGACCTTGACCCGTATCCTCACAAGGCAGGAGTATTGCGGAGATGTAGTCAACTTCAAGACCACAAAGCATTTCCGCGACAAACGAAACCACTATGTAGACAGAAGCCAGTGGCAGATTACCGAAAATGTCCATGCGCCGGTTATCGACCGCACCGATTTTGAAAACGTACAGCGGATTTTGGAAAACGCCCCCGTCAGGCGACCAAACGGGGACGGGGAAATCCACCCTTTGTCGGGATTGCTTTTCTGTAAGGACTGCGGCGCAAAAATGCACATACGGATAGATTACAGGAACGGCGGCAAACGGCACGTTGCCTTTTGCAGTGAATACCACAAGGGGAAAGCCAGAAACCCGAAGTGCCATTCCCCGCATATCATGGACGCGGATTTACTCATGCAGACCGTTTCGGAAGTGCTGAAAAAAATCGCGGAATACTCCATCAGCAACAGGGCGGATTTTGAAGCCTTAGTGAAAAAGAGCCTTGACGTACAGCAGACCGACCGGACGAAGAAACAGCAGAAGCGCGTACCACAAATCACAACACGGCTTGAACAAATCGAAAAGGTTCTGGATAAGCTGTACGAGGATAACGCCCTCGGCACTATCCCACAAGACCGTTATGAGCAGATGTCGCAGAAGTATTCAGAAGAATACTATACACTGAAAGCGGAGCTTGCGGAAATCAAAGACCAGTTGTCCGCTTTTGAAAACGCGGGAGGACGGGCGCAGAGGTTTATGAAGCTGACAGAACGGTATGCCGACTTTGCCGAACTCACCCCCGCCATTCTAAACGAGTTTATCAGCAGGATTGAAGTGCATGAGCGCGACCAGAAGCGGGCGAGATACGCCATACAGCATATCGGGATATACTTCAACCATATCGGAAAATTTGAGAACGAACTGACACAGCTTGCAGAGCCGACAGAGCAGGAAATCAGACAAATGCGGGAGGAAATCGAAGAAGCGAAAAAGGAAAAGAGCCGCGCCTACCACCGTGAATATTCCAGAGCCTACCGCGCCAGAAACCGCGAACAGCAACGGGAGTACAACCGTATCAAAGCGCGGGAATATCGGGCAAGGAAAAAGGCGCAAGCCGCCGCAACCGCACAGTAA
- the mobQ gene encoding MobQ family relaxase → MWYVRSCRRRFVPVGTKGNGGSYPQKGARRVAIYHCSIKVISRGKGKSAVAAAAYRAGEKITNEFDGMTHDYTHKGGVVHTEILLPDHAPAEYTDRAVLWNEVEKIEKAKNAQLAREIEIALPRELTREQGISLVREYVERHFVAAGMCADVCLHDTGGGNPHAHIMLTMRPFDERGEWGAKQKKEYILDRDGNKIYDPKKRQYKCKSIPATDWNEQTKAEEWRAAWAELCNQALEQNGHAERVDHRSYERQGIDQIPTVHLGVAASAMEKRGIRTERGDLNREIEVTNQKLRQLKARISKLQNWLKEEAENTEPPTLADYIQGILSRKVQTGKPGYSQSLYNLKDAAKMLNFLQTNNIMDMTGLDEKFKSMIGEQLDIQGKLKPVERRLGTLKKHLEQADIYFKCKGKKPLTEAEQILFTTAKDYLKGIMNGKTTIPTKTWKEEYTKLTAERKTLNQRYLALKEEVKEAEKIRKSVYSILRQEQREQQPHRKQDMER, encoded by the coding sequence ATGTGGTATGTGCGGTCTTGCAGACGGCGTTTTGTGCCTGTCGGCACAAAAGGAAACGGCGGGAGTTACCCGCAGAAAGGAGCGCGGCGCGTGGCAATCTACCATTGCAGTATCAAAGTCATATCCCGCGGCAAGGGCAAGTCCGCTGTTGCCGCCGCCGCTTACCGGGCGGGGGAAAAAATCACAAATGAGTTTGACGGAATGACCCACGACTACACCCACAAGGGCGGTGTCGTCCACACTGAGATTTTATTACCCGACCACGCCCCCGCTGAATATACGGACAGGGCGGTTTTATGGAACGAAGTGGAGAAAATCGAGAAAGCGAAGAACGCCCAACTTGCACGGGAGATTGAAATTGCCTTGCCCCGCGAACTGACGAGGGAGCAAGGCATTTCCCTTGTCCGCGAGTATGTGGAACGGCATTTTGTGGCGGCGGGAATGTGCGCCGACGTATGCCTACACGACACAGGCGGCGGCAACCCCCACGCCCATATCATGCTGACAATGCGCCCTTTTGACGAGCGCGGCGAGTGGGGAGCGAAGCAGAAAAAGGAGTACATTCTTGACAGGGACGGGAATAAAATCTATGACCCCAAAAAGCGGCAGTACAAATGCAAATCCATTCCCGCTACCGACTGGAACGAACAGACCAAAGCGGAGGAATGGCGGGCGGCATGGGCGGAACTCTGCAATCAGGCATTGGAGCAGAACGGACACGCGGAGCGCGTAGACCATCGCAGTTATGAACGGCAGGGGATAGACCAGATACCCACCGTCCATTTAGGCGTTGCCGCTTCCGCTATGGAGAAGCGCGGCATCCGCACCGAGCGCGGCGACCTTAACCGCGAAATCGAAGTGACTAACCAGAAGTTACGGCAGTTAAAGGCGCGTATCTCCAAACTGCAAAACTGGTTAAAGGAAGAAGCCGAGAACACCGAGCCGCCCACCCTTGCCGACTATATTCAAGGCATACTGTCACGCAAGGTACAGACGGGAAAACCGGGATATTCCCAATCCCTCTATAACCTCAAAGACGCGGCAAAAATGCTGAACTTCCTGCAAACCAACAACATCATGGATATGACGGGGCTTGATGAAAAATTCAAGTCCATGATAGGGGAACAACTGGATATTCAAGGGAAACTGAAACCCGTTGAACGGCGGTTAGGCACTCTGAAAAAGCACTTAGAGCAAGCCGACATTTATTTCAAGTGTAAGGGAAAGAAGCCGCTGACCGAAGCCGAGCAAATCTTATTCACAACAGCGAAAGATTATCTCAAAGGCATAATGAACGGCAAGACCACAATCCCGACAAAGACATGGAAAGAAGAATACACCAAGCTGACCGCCGAGAGGAAAACGCTTAATCAGCGGTATCTTGCATTGAAAGAGGAAGTGAAAGAAGCGGAGAAAATCAGAAAGAGTGTTTACAGTATCTTGCGGCAGGAACAGCGGGAACAACAGCCCCACAGAAAGCAGGATATGGAGCGATAA
- a CDS encoding PcfB family protein — MQDEVNKKTIALYIKTGKLTAQALQKAMKAILSKGKKELSKPPQGKQSLKQLMKQNAGVSNIEITKDNIKAFESTAKKYGIDFALKKDTTESPPRYLVFFKGRDADALTAAFKEFSAKKLTQDRKPSIRKLLSTLKEAAQGRNAERAKVKNKDREVSL; from the coding sequence TTGCAGGACGAAGTAAACAAAAAGACCATAGCCCTTTACATCAAGACCGGGAAGCTGACCGCGCAGGCGCTCCAAAAGGCAATGAAAGCTATTCTCTCAAAGGGCAAGAAAGAGCTTTCCAAACCGCCACAGGGCAAGCAGAGCTTAAAGCAGCTTATGAAGCAGAACGCGGGCGTTTCCAACATTGAGATTACAAAAGACAATATCAAGGCTTTTGAGAGTACCGCAAAAAAGTACGGTATCGACTTTGCGCTGAAAAAGGACACGACGGAAAGCCCGCCCCGTTACCTTGTTTTCTTCAAGGGGCGGGACGCGGACGCGCTGACCGCAGCCTTTAAGGAGTTTTCCGCAAAGAAGCTGACACAAGATAGAAAGCCCTCAATCCGAAAGCTGCTCTCAACCCTCAAAGAAGCTGCACAGGGCAGAAACGCGGAACGGGCGAAAGTCAAGAACAAGGACAGGGAGGTATCGCTATGA
- a CDS encoding DUF3847 domain-containing protein, giving the protein MAKTKAEKITSIEEEIRQLENRRRQLVQEQKAQERKDRTKRLCRRMGLFESLVPDSIPLTEEQFKTFLEKTVAADHARRILDELTAQYAPTAPAQGAETAAQGNTPSAARTTHTAREGGADADADGGAAQG; this is encoded by the coding sequence ATGGCAAAGACCAAAGCCGAAAAAATCACGAGCATTGAGGAAGAAATCCGACAGCTTGAAAACAGGCGCAGACAGCTTGTGCAGGAGCAAAAGGCGCAGGAGCGCAAGGACAGGACAAAACGCCTATGCCGCCGCATGGGGCTTTTTGAAAGCCTTGTCCCCGACAGCATACCGCTGACAGAGGAACAATTCAAGACCTTTCTTGAAAAGACCGTAGCCGCCGACCACGCCCGCCGCATACTGGACGAATTGACCGCCCAGTATGCCCCCACAGCCCCCGCACAGGGCGCGGAAACGGCGGCACAGGGTAACACGCCGTCCGCCGCCAGAACCACCCATACAGCCCGCGAGGGCGGCGCAGACGCGGACGCGGACGGGGGCGCGGCACAAGGGTAA
- a CDS encoding glutamine--tRNA ligase/YqeY domain fusion protein: MAEAEKKENKEKEPVSKNFIEQIIDKDLAEGVYDTVHTRFPPEPNGYLHIGHAKSILLNYGLAQKYQGKFNMRFDDTNPTKERVEFVESIKADIQWLGADWEDRLFFASDYFDQMYEAAVKLIRKGKAYVSDLSADEIREYRGTLTEPGREDPGSGRSVEENLQLFENMRNGVYADGEKVLRARIDMASPNMNMRDPVIYRVAHMAHHNTGDKWCIYPMYDFAHPIEDAIEGITHSICTLEFEDHRPLYDWVVRELEYPQPPKQIEFAKLYLKNVVTGKRYIKKLVEDGIVDGWDDPRLVSIAALRRRGFTPESIQRFVELCGVSKANSIAEYPALEYCIREDLKMKRPRMMAVLDPVKLIIDNYPQGESELLEVANNLENEALGSRQVPFGRELYIERDDFMEEPPRKYFRMYPGNEVRLMHAYFVTCTGCVKDENGRITEVHCTYDPETKCGSGFTGRKVKGTIHWVPASEAVQAEVRLYENIIDEEKGVYNEDGSLNLNPNSLTVLHDCYLEPALREAKPEESFQFVRQGFFCVDYKDSREGAPVFNRIVSLKSSYVLPK, from the coding sequence ATGGCAGAAGCAGAAAAAAAGGAAAATAAAGAGAAGGAACCTGTTTCCAAAAACTTTATTGAGCAGATAATAGACAAAGATTTGGCGGAAGGAGTGTACGATACGGTGCATACCCGTTTCCCGCCGGAGCCGAACGGTTATCTTCATATCGGACATGCCAAGAGCATTCTCCTGAATTACGGACTGGCACAGAAATATCAGGGCAAGTTTAATATGCGGTTTGACGATACGAATCCCACCAAGGAGAGAGTGGAATTTGTGGAGTCGATCAAGGCGGATATTCAGTGGCTGGGAGCGGACTGGGAGGACCGGCTGTTTTTTGCCTCCGATTATTTTGACCAGATGTATGAGGCAGCCGTGAAGTTGATCAGAAAAGGAAAGGCTTATGTTTCCGACTTGTCTGCGGATGAGATCCGGGAATATCGGGGGACATTGACGGAGCCAGGCAGAGAAGATCCGGGGAGCGGCCGCAGTGTGGAAGAAAATCTGCAACTGTTTGAAAATATGAGAAACGGTGTCTATGCGGATGGAGAAAAGGTGCTCCGTGCCAGGATTGACATGGCCTCTCCCAATATGAATATGCGGGATCCGGTCATCTACCGCGTGGCGCATATGGCACACCATAATACGGGCGATAAATGGTGCATCTATCCAATGTATGATTTCGCACATCCAATCGAGGATGCCATAGAAGGAATCACACATTCGATCTGTACGCTTGAGTTTGAAGATCACAGACCATTGTACGACTGGGTGGTGCGGGAACTGGAGTATCCGCAGCCGCCGAAGCAGATCGAGTTTGCCAAATTATATCTGAAAAATGTTGTCACCGGCAAACGGTATATCAAAAAGCTCGTGGAAGACGGGATCGTGGACGGCTGGGATGATCCCCGGCTGGTGTCGATCGCTGCCCTGCGCAGAAGAGGGTTTACGCCGGAATCTATCCAGCGGTTCGTCGAGCTGTGCGGTGTCTCAAAGGCAAATTCAATCGCGGAGTACCCGGCGCTCGAATACTGTATCCGGGAAGACCTGAAGATGAAGCGTCCGCGGATGATGGCGGTTCTGGACCCGGTAAAACTGATCATTGACAATTATCCTCAGGGAGAGAGTGAGCTTCTGGAGGTTGCCAACAATCTGGAGAATGAGGCGCTTGGCAGCCGTCAGGTACCGTTTGGAAGAGAGCTTTATATTGAGCGAGATGACTTTATGGAAGAGCCGCCGAGAAAATATTTCCGTATGTATCCGGGCAACGAAGTCAGGCTGATGCACGCTTATTTTGTGACATGTACTGGCTGTGTCAAAGACGAGAACGGCAGGATCACGGAAGTGCACTGCACCTATGACCCGGAGACGAAGTGCGGAAGCGGTTTTACAGGGAGAAAGGTCAAGGGAACCATTCACTGGGTGCCTGCGTCTGAGGCTGTGCAGGCGGAGGTTCGTCTGTATGAAAACATTATCGATGAGGAGAAGGGGGTATACAATGAGGACGGGAGCCTCAATCTGAATCCCAACTCGCTGACGGTGCTGCATGACTGTTATCTGGAGCCGGCGCTGCGGGAGGCAAAGCCGGAAGAGAGCTTCCAGTTTGTACGGCAGGGATTTTTCTGCGTGGATTACAAAGATTCCAGGGAGGGTGCACCGGTGTTTAACAGGATCGTATCATTAAAGAGTTCATATGTTTTACCAAAATAG